One window of the Esox lucius isolate fEsoLuc1 chromosome 8, fEsoLuc1.pri, whole genome shotgun sequence genome contains the following:
- the c8h19orf44 gene encoding uncharacterized protein C19orf44 homolog isoform X1, which produces MWNRGGVSSALERAQAQLSGRRLTQSAAKDDPDHYVAKGTSKTHGHPEYVDAITKRRNSSQDKLRQILDLSDLSLSSVDSDSEHPKEIIGKKRGIDNPQLEGLRAGGGSRFLKKDPPRESQPPALSRTLSVQPKYVTSSQRSSQSTALSRLALIENRIRNGSGTSDRTIPQATQERETTPSLSAQSSSELSMKGKRFLKKPKRASPTSGVAAPKEKGPYLHATPLGVSKAAAPVRESSGGVTLDSDEEDMRKLLGDYLGSSEDGLGQEARVSSSQKTARKLFIKSSQNSSPSSPLIPTGKHTLSPTLGHRPPSPPRHRSPRHFPSQVLAQCSPSLSAGSDSVVLSQTLSSPDASSPGRQSRQVRLSRSSLSALSEVHSLEELFPEDLPSDDAISEKSGISDVYSSSRHVVSAEYKMNIMSLDDLAPVGTVGKATSKMKAHRDPSPRSFMMESSTEEQVPSEEPMWDYESDFESEIRTETDRSSVCEISEHLGDRDEDVPEVSSAGENSMSVTSQRDSKRSGVSEGDSRVTHKDYSRTADSFSGRSTGGSSSRSSHSSSEADTITPSRACKRSSPSRRSFREAAVQTQPDGLTYTWSSGVATLGPAVGKSYEDPAPVAGHTVSAEALRALSTYSPAVFALNDMLRQQLSLTKHFVQTSRHLHSSLLQSLGPADHPYTTLEDTKEFIRCHKPPKLTMEEALEEVLQEMREYHYI; this is translated from the exons ATGTGGAATCGTGGTGGCGTGAGTTCAGCTCTGGAAAGAGCACAGGCACAGCTCTCAGGGAGGAGGTTGACCCAAAGCGCTGCAAAAGATGACCCAGACCATTACGTGGCCAAAGGGACatccaaaacacatggccatcCA GAATATGTGGATGCCATTACCAAAAGAAGAAACAGCTCACAAGACAAATTAAGACAAATTCTTGACCTGAGTGACCTATCACTATCTTCAGTGGACTCTGATAGTGAACATCCCAAAGAGATCATCGGCAAAAAGCGGGGAATAGACAATCCGCAGCTAGAGGGCCTTAGGGCGGGTGGAGGGAGCAGGTTCCTCAAGAAAGACCCACCACGTGAAAGCCAACCTCCAGCACTGAGTAGGACTCTGTCGGTTCAGCCCAAATATGTGACCTCATCCCAAAGGAGCTCACAGAGCACCGCCCTGAGCCGACTGGCCCTGATAGAGAATCGCATCAGGAATGGATCAGGAACTTCTGATAGGACTATTCCACAAGCCACCCAGGAGAGGGAGACCACCCCGTCTCTGTCTGCCCAGTCCAGCAGTGAGCTCAGCATGAAGGGGAAACGCTTCCTGAAGAAGCCAAAGAGGGCATCACCTACGTCTGGTGTAGCAGCTCCCAAGGAGAAAGGCCCATATCTCCATGCGACGCCGCTGGGGGTTTCCAAAGCCGCTGCTCCAGTCAGGGAGTCCAGTGGGGGTGTAACACTGGACAGTGATGAGGAAGATATGAGAAAGCTCCTGGGAGATTATTTGGGGTCATCAGAGGATGGCTTGGGCCAAGAAGCAAGAGTGTCCTCCTCACAGAAAACAGCCAGAAAG CTTTTCATCAAAAGCAGCCAGAATTCTTCCCCCTCATCCCCTCTCATCCCCACTGGCAAACACACCCTCTCACCCACGCTGGGCCACcgtcccccctctcctccacgaCACAGATCTCCCAGGCACTTTCCTAGCCAGGTTTTGGCCCAGTGCAGCCCTTCTCTCTCCGCCGGCAGTGACTCAGTGGTCCTCTCTCAAACACTCTCGTCCCCCGATGCATCCTCCCCTGGAAGACAGTCTAGGCAGGTCAGGCTCTCCCGGTCCTCATTGTCCGCCCTCAGCGAAGTGCACTCCCTGGAGGAGCTCTTCCCTGAGGACCTGCCCTCTGACGATGCCATCAGTGAGAAAAGTGGCATCTCTGATG TTTATTCATCATCAAGGCATGTTGTCTCTGCAGAATACAAGATGAACATTATGTCTCTGGATGACCTAGCTCCAGTCGGCACAGTTGGGAAAGCTACATCTAAAATG AAAGCTCACCGGGACCCTTCTCCTAGATCTTTTATGATGGAATCTTCTACTGAGGAGCAGGTCCCTTCAGAGGAGCCCATGTGGGACTATGAGAGTGACTTTGAGAGTGAGATcaggacagaaacagacaggagtAGTGTGTGCGAGATTTCTGAGCACCTGGGAGACCGAGATGAAGATGTTCCAGAAGTCAGCTCGGCCGGAGAGAACAGCATGTCTGTCACGTCCCAGAGAGACTCCAAGCGCTCTGGTGTTTCAGAGGGGGACAGTCGCGTCACCCACAAAGACTACAGCAGAACGGCCGATTCATTCAGTGGCAGAAGCACTGGAGGATCCAGTTCCAGGTCGTCCCACTCCAGCTCCGAGGCTGACACAATCACTCCATCAAGAGCGTGTAAAAGAAGCTCCCCAAGCAGAAGGAGCTTTAGAGAGGCTGCTGTGCAGACCCAACCAGACGGTCTGACCTACACCTGGTCTTCCG GTGTGGCCACGCTAGGGCCAGCAGTGGGGAAGTCCTATGAGGATCCAGCCCCTGTGGCCGGTCACACAGTCAGTGCAGAGGCCTTGAGGG CCCTTAGTACATACAGCCCTGCTGTGTTTGCCCTCAACGACATGCTAAGGCAACAGCTGAGTCTTACCAAACACTTTGTCCAGACCAGCCGCCACCTCCACTCCTCCCTGCTGCAGTCCCTGGGCCCTGCAGACCACCCATACACCACCCTGGAGGACACCAAGGAG TTCATCCGCTGTCACAAGCCTCCCAAGTTGACTATGGAGGAGGCATTGGAGGAGGTTCTTCAGGAGATGAGGGAGTACCACTATATCTGA
- the c8h19orf44 gene encoding uncharacterized protein C19orf44 homolog isoform X2, producing the protein MWNRGGVSSALERAQAQLSGRRLTQSAAKDDPDHYVAKGTSKTHGHPEYVDAITKRRNSSQDKLRQILDLSDLSLSSVDSDSEHPKEIIGKKRGIDNPQLEGLRAGGGSRFLKKDPPRESQPPALSRTLSVQPKYVTSSQRSSQSTALSRLALIENRIRNGSGTSDRTIPQATQERETTPSLSAQSSSELSMKGKRFLKKPKRASPTSGVAAPKEKGPYLHATPLGVSKAAAPVRESSGGVTLDSDEEDMRKLLGDYLGSSEDGLGQEARVSSSQKTARKLFIKSSQNSSPSSPLIPTGKHTLSPTLGHRPPSPPRHRSPRHFPSQVLAQCSPSLSAGSDSVVLSQTLSSPDASSPGRQSRQVRLSRSSLSALSEVHSLEELFPEDLPSDDAISEKSGISDEYKMNIMSLDDLAPVGTVGKATSKMKAHRDPSPRSFMMESSTEEQVPSEEPMWDYESDFESEIRTETDRSSVCEISEHLGDRDEDVPEVSSAGENSMSVTSQRDSKRSGVSEGDSRVTHKDYSRTADSFSGRSTGGSSSRSSHSSSEADTITPSRACKRSSPSRRSFREAAVQTQPDGLTYTWSSGVATLGPAVGKSYEDPAPVAGHTVSAEALRALSTYSPAVFALNDMLRQQLSLTKHFVQTSRHLHSSLLQSLGPADHPYTTLEDTKEFIRCHKPPKLTMEEALEEVLQEMREYHYI; encoded by the exons ATGTGGAATCGTGGTGGCGTGAGTTCAGCTCTGGAAAGAGCACAGGCACAGCTCTCAGGGAGGAGGTTGACCCAAAGCGCTGCAAAAGATGACCCAGACCATTACGTGGCCAAAGGGACatccaaaacacatggccatcCA GAATATGTGGATGCCATTACCAAAAGAAGAAACAGCTCACAAGACAAATTAAGACAAATTCTTGACCTGAGTGACCTATCACTATCTTCAGTGGACTCTGATAGTGAACATCCCAAAGAGATCATCGGCAAAAAGCGGGGAATAGACAATCCGCAGCTAGAGGGCCTTAGGGCGGGTGGAGGGAGCAGGTTCCTCAAGAAAGACCCACCACGTGAAAGCCAACCTCCAGCACTGAGTAGGACTCTGTCGGTTCAGCCCAAATATGTGACCTCATCCCAAAGGAGCTCACAGAGCACCGCCCTGAGCCGACTGGCCCTGATAGAGAATCGCATCAGGAATGGATCAGGAACTTCTGATAGGACTATTCCACAAGCCACCCAGGAGAGGGAGACCACCCCGTCTCTGTCTGCCCAGTCCAGCAGTGAGCTCAGCATGAAGGGGAAACGCTTCCTGAAGAAGCCAAAGAGGGCATCACCTACGTCTGGTGTAGCAGCTCCCAAGGAGAAAGGCCCATATCTCCATGCGACGCCGCTGGGGGTTTCCAAAGCCGCTGCTCCAGTCAGGGAGTCCAGTGGGGGTGTAACACTGGACAGTGATGAGGAAGATATGAGAAAGCTCCTGGGAGATTATTTGGGGTCATCAGAGGATGGCTTGGGCCAAGAAGCAAGAGTGTCCTCCTCACAGAAAACAGCCAGAAAG CTTTTCATCAAAAGCAGCCAGAATTCTTCCCCCTCATCCCCTCTCATCCCCACTGGCAAACACACCCTCTCACCCACGCTGGGCCACcgtcccccctctcctccacgaCACAGATCTCCCAGGCACTTTCCTAGCCAGGTTTTGGCCCAGTGCAGCCCTTCTCTCTCCGCCGGCAGTGACTCAGTGGTCCTCTCTCAAACACTCTCGTCCCCCGATGCATCCTCCCCTGGAAGACAGTCTAGGCAGGTCAGGCTCTCCCGGTCCTCATTGTCCGCCCTCAGCGAAGTGCACTCCCTGGAGGAGCTCTTCCCTGAGGACCTGCCCTCTGACGATGCCATCAGTGAGAAAAGTGGCATCTCTGATG AATACAAGATGAACATTATGTCTCTGGATGACCTAGCTCCAGTCGGCACAGTTGGGAAAGCTACATCTAAAATG AAAGCTCACCGGGACCCTTCTCCTAGATCTTTTATGATGGAATCTTCTACTGAGGAGCAGGTCCCTTCAGAGGAGCCCATGTGGGACTATGAGAGTGACTTTGAGAGTGAGATcaggacagaaacagacaggagtAGTGTGTGCGAGATTTCTGAGCACCTGGGAGACCGAGATGAAGATGTTCCAGAAGTCAGCTCGGCCGGAGAGAACAGCATGTCTGTCACGTCCCAGAGAGACTCCAAGCGCTCTGGTGTTTCAGAGGGGGACAGTCGCGTCACCCACAAAGACTACAGCAGAACGGCCGATTCATTCAGTGGCAGAAGCACTGGAGGATCCAGTTCCAGGTCGTCCCACTCCAGCTCCGAGGCTGACACAATCACTCCATCAAGAGCGTGTAAAAGAAGCTCCCCAAGCAGAAGGAGCTTTAGAGAGGCTGCTGTGCAGACCCAACCAGACGGTCTGACCTACACCTGGTCTTCCG GTGTGGCCACGCTAGGGCCAGCAGTGGGGAAGTCCTATGAGGATCCAGCCCCTGTGGCCGGTCACACAGTCAGTGCAGAGGCCTTGAGGG CCCTTAGTACATACAGCCCTGCTGTGTTTGCCCTCAACGACATGCTAAGGCAACAGCTGAGTCTTACCAAACACTTTGTCCAGACCAGCCGCCACCTCCACTCCTCCCTGCTGCAGTCCCTGGGCCCTGCAGACCACCCATACACCACCCTGGAGGACACCAAGGAG TTCATCCGCTGTCACAAGCCTCCCAAGTTGACTATGGAGGAGGCATTGGAGGAGGTTCTTCAGGAGATGAGGGAGTACCACTATATCTGA
- the calr3a gene encoding calreticulin 3a codes for MKVAVAIIAVFASIAVTIDATVFFKEQFLDGDAWKSRWLVSKHKSDYGEWKLTAGKFYGDSEADKGLQTSQDARFYAISSRFEPFSNEGKSLVVQFTVKHEQKIDCGGGYVKIFPADLDQADMHGDSQYYIMFGPDICGYSTKKVHVIFNYKGKNHLIKKEIKCKDDELTHLYTLILNPDQTYEVKINNEKVESGTLEEDWDMLPSKKIKDPEAKKPEDWDDRAKIDDPADTKPEDWEKPENIPDPDAKKPDDWDEDMDGEWEPPMIPNPDYKGEWKPKQIDNPDYKGVWVHPEIDNPEYTPDASIYKFDNIGVLGLDLWQVKSGTIFDNFFIGDDLKEAEEFGKETWGATKEPEKKMKDAQEEEERKAREEEEKSKKDTADDEGDEEEGDEDEPEEEEEKDNTTEEEEEETLKKDKDEL; via the exons ATGAAGGTCGCAGTGGCAATTATTGCAGTTTTTGCATCGATAGCTGTCACCATTGACGCTACTGTATTCTTCAAGGAGCAGTTTCTGGATGGAG ATGCATGGAAGAGCCGGTGGCTTGTATCGAAGCACAAGTCAGACTATGGAGAGTGGAAACTGACTGCTGGGAAGTTTTATGGCGATTCTGAGGCAGATAAAG GTCTGCAGACCAGCCAGGACGCCCGTTTCTATGCCATCTCCAGCCGCTTCGAACCCTTCAGCAACGAGGGCAAGTCCCTGGTGGTCCAGTTCACTGTTAAGCACGAGCAGAAGATCGACTGCGGGGGTGGATATGTCAAAATCTTTCCAGCTGACCTGGACCAGGCTGATATGCATGGGGACTCCCAGTATTACATAATGTTTG GCCCTGACATCTGTGGCTACAGCACCAAGAAGGTTCACGTCATCTTCAACTACAAAGGCAAGAACCATCTCATCAAGAAAGAAATCAAATGCAAG GACGATGAGCTCACACACTTGTACACTCTGATCCTGAACCCGGACCAGACCTACGAAGTGAAGATCAACAACGAGAAGGTGGAATCAGGCACCTTGGAGGAGGACTGGGACATGTTGCCCTCAAAGAAAATCAAGGATCCCGAAGCCAAGAAACCAGAGGACTGGGATGACAGGGCCAAGATTGACGACCCTGCTGACACCAAGCCAGAG GACTGGGAGAAGCCTGAGAACATCCCTGACCCTGATGCTAAGAAGCCTGACGATTGGGACGAGGACATGGACGGAGAGTGGGAGCCCCCTATGATCCCAAACCCAGATTACAAG GGTGAGTGGAAGCCGAAGCAGATTGACAACCCTGACTACAAAGGTGTCTGGGTGCATCCTGAGATCGATAACCCTGAGTACACACCTGACGCCTCCATCTACAAGTTTGACAACATTGGAGTGCTTGGATTGGACCTGTGGCAG gTGAAGTCTGGAACCATTTTTGATAACTTTTTTATCGGAGATGATTTAAAGGAAGCTGAGGAGTTTGGGAAAGAGACGTGGGGAGCTACAAAG GAAccagaaaagaaaatgaaggacgcccaggaggaggaggagaggaaggcaagagaagaagaagagaagagCAAGAAGGACACGGCTGACGATGAAGGGGACGAAGAGGAAGGTGATGAGGATGAAccagaagaagaggaagagaaagacaacacaacggaagaggaagaagaagaaactCTCAAGAAGGACAAGGATGAGTTGTAA
- the rad23ab gene encoding RAD23 homolog A, nucleotide excision repair protein b isoform X2, producing the protein MLSITLKTLQQQTFKIEIDPELTVKALKEKIEIEKGKDGYPTAGQKLIYAGKILNDDIPLKDYKIDEKTFVVVMVTKPKPPAPPQIPPQAAPAPTPVPAPPVVSELSLSDNARATSSPAPMDVSNISPSPTPAPASNPAQSVETSTAPVPAPDPASASPAVQGASEVPAPSAAAAASLSEEKPDEVEPPEQPLSAVPALSSSLVDDLSLLEEAASILVTGQAYENLVSEIMSMGYEREQVIAALRASYNNPDRAVEYLLMGIPAEADLPPSEVLLPTVPANLNPTVPAPVPAPVPAPAPATEQPPLAPTSAVSSTQQPPLSGGITGGITGGITGGITGSTRGGTGATNPLEFLRNQPQFQQMRQIIQQNPALLPALLQQLGRDNPQLLQQITQHQERFVQMLNEPQGGEMVEEGAEAQGAPQTNYIQVTPQEKEAIERLKALGFPEGLVIQAYFACEKNENLAANFLLQQTFDDE; encoded by the exons ATGTTGTCGATAACGTTGAAGACTCTTCAGcaacaaacattcaaaatagAAATAGATCCGGAACTAACG GTAAAAGCCCTGAAGGAGAAGATTGAGATTGAAAAGGGGAAAGATGGCTACCCAACCGCTGGGCAAAAACTAATCTATGCAG GTAAAATCTTGAATGATGACATACCTTTAAAGGACTACAAAATTGATGAGAAAACCTTTGTGGTGGTCATGGTTACGAAG CCCAAacctccagctcctccacagATTCCTCCCCAGGCAGCCCCGGCTCCAACCCCCGTTCCCGCACCTCCTGTTGTATCTGAGCTATCCCTCTCTGACAATGCCCGTGCTACCTCCTCCCCTGCCCCCATGGACGTCTCCAACATCTCCCCTTCACCCACACCCGCACCTGCTTCAAACCCTGCACAGTCAGTGGAGACTTCCACAGCTCCTGTCCCTGCACCAGATCCTGCTTCTGCCTCCCCTGCAGTCCAAGGGGCCAGTGAAGTTCCAGCTCCAtctgcagcagcagcagcctCCTTATCAGAGGAGAAACCCGATGAGGTGGAGCCCCCTGAGCAACCCCTTTCCGCTGTGCCAGCCCTCTCTTCCAG CCTTGTTGATGACTTAAGTCTCTTGGAAGAAGCAGCATCGATCTTGG TGACAGGACAGGCATATGAAAATCTAGTGTCGGAGATCATGTCTATGGGATATGAACGGGAGCAGGTTATTGCAGCACTGCGAGCCAGTTACAACAACCCAGACAGAGCTGTAGAGTACCTGCTAATG GGGATTCCAGCTGAGGCTGACCTTCCACCATCGGAGGTGCTCTTACCCACAGTTCCGGCCAACCTCAACCCCACAGTCCCGGCTCCTGTCCCGGCTCCAGTCCCGGCTCCTGCCCCAGCCACAGAACAGCCCCCACTAGCACCCACCA GTGCGGTCTCCTCAACCCAGCAGCCCCCTTTGTCTGGTGGGATCACTGGTGGGATCACTGGTGGGATCACTGGTGGGATCACTGGAAGTACCCGTGGAGGGACTGGGGCAACAAACCCTTTGGAGTTTCTTAGGAACCAGCCACAGTTCCAGCAGATGAGACAGATCATCCAGCAAAACCCAGCTCTTCTTCCTGCCCTGCTCCAGCAGCTTGGCAGAGACAACCCTCAGCTTCTGCAG CAAATTACCCAGCACCAGGAGCGTTTTGTGCAGATGCTGAACGAGCCCCAAGGAGGAGAAATGGTTGAGGAGGGAGCTGAGGCCCAAGGTGCGCCACAGACTAACTACATCCAGGTCACTCCACAGGAGAAAGAGGCCATTGAGAGG tTAAAAGCCTTGGGATTTCCAGAGGGACTTGTCATTCAAGCCTATTTTGCATGTGAGAAGAATGAGAATTTAGCTGCAAATTTCCTGCTGCAACAAACATTTGATGATGAGTGA
- the rad23ab gene encoding RAD23 homolog A, nucleotide excision repair protein b isoform X1 — protein MLSITLKTLQQQTFKIEIDPELTVKALKEKIEIEKGKDGYPTAGQKLIYAGKILNDDIPLKDYKIDEKTFVVVMVTKPKPPAPPQIPPQAAPAPTPVPAPPVVSELSLSDNARATSSPAPMDVSNISPSPTPAPASNPAQSVETSTAPVPAPDPASASPAVQGASEVPAPSAAAAASLSEEKPDEVEPPEQPLSAVPALSSSLVDDLSLLEEAASILVTGQAYENLVSEIMSMGYEREQVIAALRASYNNPDRAVEYLLMGIPAEADLPPSEVLLPTVPANLNPTVPAPVPAPVPAPAPATEQPPLAPTTGAVSSTQQPPLSGGITGGITGGITGGITGSTRGGTGATNPLEFLRNQPQFQQMRQIIQQNPALLPALLQQLGRDNPQLLQQITQHQERFVQMLNEPQGGEMVEEGAEAQGAPQTNYIQVTPQEKEAIERLKALGFPEGLVIQAYFACEKNENLAANFLLQQTFDDE, from the exons ATGTTGTCGATAACGTTGAAGACTCTTCAGcaacaaacattcaaaatagAAATAGATCCGGAACTAACG GTAAAAGCCCTGAAGGAGAAGATTGAGATTGAAAAGGGGAAAGATGGCTACCCAACCGCTGGGCAAAAACTAATCTATGCAG GTAAAATCTTGAATGATGACATACCTTTAAAGGACTACAAAATTGATGAGAAAACCTTTGTGGTGGTCATGGTTACGAAG CCCAAacctccagctcctccacagATTCCTCCCCAGGCAGCCCCGGCTCCAACCCCCGTTCCCGCACCTCCTGTTGTATCTGAGCTATCCCTCTCTGACAATGCCCGTGCTACCTCCTCCCCTGCCCCCATGGACGTCTCCAACATCTCCCCTTCACCCACACCCGCACCTGCTTCAAACCCTGCACAGTCAGTGGAGACTTCCACAGCTCCTGTCCCTGCACCAGATCCTGCTTCTGCCTCCCCTGCAGTCCAAGGGGCCAGTGAAGTTCCAGCTCCAtctgcagcagcagcagcctCCTTATCAGAGGAGAAACCCGATGAGGTGGAGCCCCCTGAGCAACCCCTTTCCGCTGTGCCAGCCCTCTCTTCCAG CCTTGTTGATGACTTAAGTCTCTTGGAAGAAGCAGCATCGATCTTGG TGACAGGACAGGCATATGAAAATCTAGTGTCGGAGATCATGTCTATGGGATATGAACGGGAGCAGGTTATTGCAGCACTGCGAGCCAGTTACAACAACCCAGACAGAGCTGTAGAGTACCTGCTAATG GGGATTCCAGCTGAGGCTGACCTTCCACCATCGGAGGTGCTCTTACCCACAGTTCCGGCCAACCTCAACCCCACAGTCCCGGCTCCTGTCCCGGCTCCAGTCCCGGCTCCTGCCCCAGCCACAGAACAGCCCCCACTAGCACCCACCA CAGGTGCGGTCTCCTCAACCCAGCAGCCCCCTTTGTCTGGTGGGATCACTGGTGGGATCACTGGTGGGATCACTGGTGGGATCACTGGAAGTACCCGTGGAGGGACTGGGGCAACAAACCCTTTGGAGTTTCTTAGGAACCAGCCACAGTTCCAGCAGATGAGACAGATCATCCAGCAAAACCCAGCTCTTCTTCCTGCCCTGCTCCAGCAGCTTGGCAGAGACAACCCTCAGCTTCTGCAG CAAATTACCCAGCACCAGGAGCGTTTTGTGCAGATGCTGAACGAGCCCCAAGGAGGAGAAATGGTTGAGGAGGGAGCTGAGGCCCAAGGTGCGCCACAGACTAACTACATCCAGGTCACTCCACAGGAGAAAGAGGCCATTGAGAGG tTAAAAGCCTTGGGATTTCCAGAGGGACTTGTCATTCAAGCCTATTTTGCATGTGAGAAGAATGAGAATTTAGCTGCAAATTTCCTGCTGCAACAAACATTTGATGATGAGTGA